DNA sequence from the Candidatus Hydrogenedentota bacterium genome:
CGGAAATGAAGGCCCGCGCAAATGGTTGCCAAAGGTCCCGCGATCCTTTACAATGCAGGGGCTTTGGCCCCGTACCGGAAGTTACACCCATGGCACGCACGGCGGTATGTTACAGCGATGAAACGCTCGCCCACGACACGGGCGAGTTCCATCCCGAGTCGTCCGCCCGCCTCACCGCCATCCTGGACCATCTCAAGGCGAACGGCCTCTACCGCCTGCCCCTCGCCCCGGAGCCCGCGTCCGTGGAGGATATCCTCCGAGTCCATACCCGCGATCATGTGGACACCGTGCGCCGGTGCTGTCTGGAGGGGGAGGAGTACCCGGATCCCGACACGGTGATGATGGACCGCACGTGGGACGTTTCCCTTCTGGCGGCGGGGGCGGGCATCACCGCCTGCAAGTCCGTGCTGGAGAAGGGATGCGACAACGCCTTCGTGCTCATGCGCCCGCCGGGACACCATGCGGAGGCCGACTTCTCCATGGGGTTCTGCGTGTTCAACAACATCGCCGTGGCGGCGCGCTGGCTCCGCGAGCGCGGCGGCGCGCGACGGGTGGCGATCCTCGACTTCGACGTCCACCACGGCAACGGCACGCAGCACATCTTCTACGACGACGAAAGCGTCTTCTATATCAGCCTGCACGAATACCCCCAGTTTCCCGGCACCGGGTTCTCCCACGAACGCGGCAAAGGGAACACCAACCTGAACTTCCAGATGCCGCCGGGGTGCAGCCCTGACCAGTGGGTCAACACGGTCAAGGGGGTGGTTGTCCCCCAGTTGCAGCTTTTTGCCCCCGATTTCCTCCTCCTTTCCGCCGGGTTTGACGCCCACCGGCTGGACCCCCTGGGAAACCAGCTGCTGGAGGCCTCCCATTTCGCGGAAATCACCCGGCTGGCGCGCGGCGCCGTTTCGGGGAACGTCGTCTCCTTCCTGGAGGGCGGCTATCATGAGGAGGCCCTGGCGGCGTCCGCGCAGGCGCACCTTGAGGCATTGATGGAATAGCCAGGCACCCGGGGGCCGCGCCGGCCGCCGGTCAGCCTTCACAAACACCGCACACGGGTTTAGGGAGCCGGAAGCACCATGGAAGACCAGAGCCAGAAAGTGAACCTGTCCGTAAACACCCGCATCGAGCGCGACCGCAAGCTGATCAACGAGGCGCGCGAACGGGGCCGGTGGCCCCTGTTCGGCGTGTTTGTGCGCCTGTCCGGACCCGGGTGGCTGCAGAGCGCCATCACGCTGGGCGGCGGCACCCTCTCCAACAGCCTCTACCTTGCAGTCCTGACCGGATTCATCTTCCTGTGGCTGCAGCCCGTGGCGATGGTGTTCGGCATCGTCATGCTCAGCGCCATTTCCTATGTGACCCTCTCCACCGGCGAGCGCCCCCTGCGGGTGATCAACACCCACATCAACCCCGTTCTCGGCTGGAGCTGGCTCCTGGCGTCCATGGCGGCTAACCTCGTCTGGTCCATGCCGCAGTTCGCCCTCGGCCTGGCCTCCCTCACCAAGATGCTCTTCCCGGGAATCCTGGGCATTGAGGGGCCGCTGGGGCCCAACGGGAAGATTGTGGCCGCCCTGTGCATTCTGGCCATCAACATTCTTTTCCTCACCCTGTACTCCTCCGGCGGCAAGGGCATGGTCATTTTCGAAACCCTCATCAAGTGCATGGTCGGCATGACGGTCCTGTGCTTCATCGGCGTCGTCATCGTCATCACCAAGAACGGGCTGGCGGACTGGCGCGACTACATGGGCGGGTTCATCCCCCGGTTCAACATGATGTTCGAGCCCGCGCCCAAACTCCAGCCGTTCCTGGCGGCGGTGCCCGACGCGTTCAGGCCGTTCTGGGAGGCGAAGATACTGGGGGACCAGCGGGACTTCATCATCTCCGCCTTCGCCACCGCCGTCGGCATCAACATGACCTTCATGTTCCCCTACTCCATGATGCGCAAGGGCTGGGACCGCGACTTCCGCGGACTCGCCATCTTTGACCTGTCCACCGGCCTGTTCATCCCGTTCCTCATCGCCACCTCCTGCGTGGTCATCGCCGCGGGCACCCAGCTGCACGCCAAGCCCCAGCCGGGGCTCGTGGACCGGATGGACGCCCAGGGCAACCCCATCAAAGTGGAGCAAAGCCTGCTGACGGGGTACAACGGCCTGCTGGGGGAGAGGCTCAAGACGGAGATGGGCGCGGAGAGCTTCGCCGCGCTCACACCGGCGGACCTGGAGGCGAGGATCACAGCCCTGCCCGTGCCCGAGCGCACCATGGCCGCCATGCTCGTGCGCCGCGACGCCCCGCAGCTGGCCGCGTCGTTGGAGCCCCTCACCGGCACGACCATCGCCCGGTTTGTTTTCGGGCTCGGCATCCTGGGCATGGGACTCTCCGCCGCCACCATGCTCATGATCATCAACAGCCTCTGTTTCTGCGAACTCCTCAACCGGCCCGCGAAGGGATGGCCCCAGTTCGTGGGCGGCGCCATGACGTCCATTTCCCTCTTCGTCATGCTCACCTGGGACGGCGCCCTGATGGCCGTCGCCACGCCCACCTCGGTGTTCTGCATGACCCTGCTCCCGCTCGCCTACCTCTCGTTCTTCATGCTCATGAACCAGAAGTCGGTTCTGAAGGACGCCATGCCGCGGGGCGCAAAGCGCGTCCTGTGGAACTCCCTGATGATCGTGGCCCTGTTCTGCTCGTTCTTCGGCGGGCTCTGGGGCATTTACGGCAAGGCCGGGGCCTTCTGGACCGTGTGCGTCGTGGTGGCCTTCACCCTCCTCGTTGCGGCGGGGCACGTCTACCGGAAAAAGCACCAGCCGGCCGCATAGACAGGGCCCGCCCAGGGGTCATTTTTCCCGGCTGAGCAGGCAGAGCGCCTCGTCCGCGCGCACGTTGGGCCAGATGCGGACGGGGCCGTCGCCGCTCAGGCAGATTTCGCGCTCGATGCGGATGCCCAGGTCGCGGCAGAAGACGTGGAAGTCTTGGATCGTCAGCACATGCCGGTTCGGCGTGTCGTACCACTGGTAGGGCAGGTGCGGCGTCACGGGGGCCTGTCCCCGGAAGAAGGTCTTCAGCCGGACGCTCCAGTGCCCAAAGTTGGGGAAGCTGACGATGCACCTGCGCCCCACGCGCAGCAGCTCCTTCAGCGCCTTCTCCGGATGCTCCAGCACCTGGAGGGTCATGCTGAGGATGACGTAGTCAAACGACCCGTCCGGAAGCCCCGACAGGTCCTTCTGAACATCCGCCTGAATCACCGTGATGCCGCTCTCCACGCACCGCACCGCCTGCTCCTCGTCCAGCTCGATGCCAAAGGCCCGCACCTGCTTCTTCCGCATCAACTGGCAAAGCAGCTGCCCGGACGCGCACCCAATGTCCAGCACCCGGCTCCCCGGGTCCACCAGGTCCACGATCATGTCGTAGTCCACGCGGTGCTGAGGGTCGTACAGGCGCACCCCCGGAGTCTCCGCCACCGGGTCCTCCCGGTGCTGGGAACAGGGGCGGTGGCAGGTCTCGCAGTCCCGGTCCGGAT
Encoded proteins:
- the metW gene encoding methionine biosynthesis protein MetW, translating into MIVDLVDPGSRVLDIGCASGQLLCQLMRKKQVRAFGIELDEEQAVRCVESGITVIQADVQKDLSGLPDGSFDYVILSMTLQVLEHPEKALKELLRVGRRCIVSFPNFGHWSVRLKTFFRGQAPVTPHLPYQWYDTPNRHVLTIQDFHVFCRDLGIRIEREICLSGDGPVRIWPNVRADEALCLLSREK
- a CDS encoding histone deacetylase: MARTAVCYSDETLAHDTGEFHPESSARLTAILDHLKANGLYRLPLAPEPASVEDILRVHTRDHVDTVRRCCLEGEEYPDPDTVMMDRTWDVSLLAAGAGITACKSVLEKGCDNAFVLMRPPGHHAEADFSMGFCVFNNIAVAARWLRERGGARRVAILDFDVHHGNGTQHIFYDDESVFYISLHEYPQFPGTGFSHERGKGNTNLNFQMPPGCSPDQWVNTVKGVVVPQLQLFAPDFLLLSAGFDAHRLDPLGNQLLEASHFAEITRLARGAVSGNVVSFLEGGYHEEALAASAQAHLEALME